The DNA sequence CCTCCAAAATCCAATTCCTTTGTTTATTAATTAATAGGCATGCTTTTTATCTTAAAAAGAGATATATTTTTTAAGAAAAAAATAATCATGAAAATAAATGATTAACTTATACTGGATAACTTTTTAGATTAGTGAAATCTAAAATTATAAGTTTTTCCAACGTAAATCTAAAAGGAGATTAAATGAGTTTGTGCACAAGATAAAAAATGAATCAAAATATGTATATTTGAACTCGCTCATTTATATTAATCAAATATGTCTAATAAAAATCATTTTTCAGAAACCTTTGATGATGGAACTAAGGCAAAATTAGAAATCTTTCGCAATTATTTTAATGAATGGCTACCTGTATTCATTTCGTCAGAAAAAAATAATTATTGGAAAAATATTTTTATATATGATTTTTTTTCGGGTGAAGGAATGGATTGTGATAATAACTATGGGAGCCCTTTAATAATTTTAGATGTATTGAATCGATCTGATAATGTACTTAAAACATCTGTCAAAATAAATGTTATTCTAAATGATATGAAAAAGAAAAGATATAACATTTTAGAGAAAAATGTTAGTAACTTTAAATATGATAAAGAAAAAATAAAGGTTAGAATATTTAATAAATCGTTTAAGGATTTATTTTTAGAATTATATCCAAAAATGATTAAAAATAAAGAATTGCCTAGATTAATGTTTTTAGACCAGTTTGGGATTAAGGAAATTACTGAAGATATATTTAAAAAATTAGTAAGCTTTAAAAGAACTGATTTTATATTTTTTATTTCATCATCATTTATTAATAGGTTTAGTGGTCAAAATGAATTTCAAAATTACATTAAAATTACAAAGAAGGAATTTGAAAAATCTAAACCTTTCCATTGTCATAAGGTAGTTTTTGAATATTATAAATCTTTAATTGACACAGATTATATGTTAGCTCCTTTTTCAATAAAAAAAGGAAAAAATATTTATGGATTAATTTTTGGTTCTAACCATTCATATGGCATTGAAAAATTTTTAAAGGTCGCATGGAAGATTAATCCTAATACTGGAGATGCTAATTTTAATATAGACGAAGAAAAAATAATAGATGGACAATTTTCAATGTTTGAGGAAGATAATACAATAAAAAAATTAGGATTATTAGAAAAAGAAATAAAAAAAGAAATTTTTGTTAATAAAGAAAAATCATTACATAGAATATATTTAAAAACTTTAGAATTTGGCTGTCTGCCTAAACATTGTAATGAAATATTAAGAAAACTAGTAAAAGAAAATAAAATTGAACCAGTTAAGACTGTTAGAGAAAAAATACATAAATTAATTAATAAACCGATAGAAATCAAAAAAAAAATAAAGTGAAGCGGTCAAAAATAGAATGGACAGATGCCACTTGGAATCCTTCAACGGGATGTAATAAAATAACAGCAGGTTGTAAATTCTGCTATGCTGAAGTAATGGCAAAAAGGTTACAAGCTATGGGAACACCAGGTTATGAAGATGGTTTTAAATTTACATTAATGCCTGAAAGGCTGGAAGTACCCAAAAATATAAAAAAGCCCACTAAATTTTTTGTAAATTCTATGAGTGATTTATTTCATGAAAAAATGACCATAGAATTTTTGGATAAAGTTTTTAAAGTAATTGACGAAACGCCTCAACATCAATATCAGATTCTAACTAAAAGAGAAAAGAGATTAGAGGAATATTTTAAGGATAAAAAAGTCCCTGATAATGTTTGGCTTGGAGTTACAGTTGAATACGCTAAGACTAAACATAGAATAGATGTTCTAAGAAAAATTGATGCAAAAATTAGATTTTTATCAATAGAACCATTGATTGGGGCGATGGGAGATTTAGATTTGACTGGAATTCATTGGGTTATTGTTGGAGGAGAAAGTGGGGTAAAAGCTAGACCCATGAAGCCTATGTGGGCTATAGATATTCAGAATCAATGTGATAATCAAAATGTTGCTTTCTTTTTTAAACAATGGGGTACTTGGGGGGAAGATGGAATAAGAAGAAGTAAAAAAGCTAATGGTAGAATTTTACTAGGAAAAGAGTGGAATGAAGAGCCTGAATATGAAATTAAAGATTTTGATATACTAAAAAATAAATTAATATAATATTTATCAGAATTTCTGATATTAAAGATTAAAACTTTTAAGGTAAAATAATTTTTTTAATGAAATAAGAGTAATTTATGGTTAATTACTGGAAATCAGAATGTATTCCCCATAAGTATTAGACTTACGAAATATATTATCTCTATTATTAAAGATCTGTTCAAACATGCAATGTAATTTACAACAAATTTAGTTTTTAAAATTTAAAAATTCATCTATACTTTATCGTATTTTTTATAAATGTATTTGAGAGTAACAAATTACTTAAATTTAAGCTAAATTAAATAGTATATGTAGCCTAAAATAGTTAAGAATAACTTGAACAAAAAAATCATTTCTTAGATTATCTTAATTAAAATATGAATGTAAATTTACCTTCTTAATAAAGAATACTTTGAGTTAATTTTTTTACATTAAATAATTAATATGAATAAAAATTTATATAAATCCCTGGTAAACTTTTTAGGAGCTTTAACAATTGTTTGTACTATAACAAGTTGTGAATGTGATAGAGATAAAAAAGAAGAACTAATAAAACAACAGGCAGAAAAAGAAAAATTAGAAAAAGAACAATCGGTTGAAGTGGATAAAATTGGTACAGTCATTCAAGGTACTTTAGATCCTGCAACAGGAAATTTTATATATGAAACCGGGGATATATTTACCATAAAACTTCCGAACGGAGAAGAAATTTTCGAAATAGGAAACAATTCAACCGAGGCTAAATTGTTTAATTATCTAAAAGATTCAACTCTAAATATAAGTGAAGACAAAACCAAAGGCTGGATTACATTAGATCGAGTATATTTTGATACAGGTAAAACCACTTTAACTACAGAATCAGGAAAACAAATAAAAAATTTAGCACAAATTTTAAAAGCATTTCCTAAAGCTAAAGTTAAAATTGGAGGATATACTGATACTACCGGATCAGAAGAAACTAATAAAAAAGTTTCAGAAGATAGAGCAAAAATCGTTCAAGAAGAATTAATCAAATCAGGAGTACAAAAAGAAAGAATATCATCTGAAGGATATGGATTACAGCATCCGGTTTGTGAAGCTAATGATACACCTGAATGTAGGGCACAAAACAGAAGAGTAGATATACGCGTACTTGAAAAATAGAATTCAATTACTCACAGTATTGTTTATTTATATCCCTAAGTCGCTTCGTACAAATTTAATTTCGTCGTAAGAAACGTCATCTCCCAATGATTCCTTAATAAGTTTTAATTCTTTAGTATTTAACTCAGCTAATTTTTTTTCAATCAAAACATACTTTTCCTCAGAGATGAAATCATATGCAGATACTTTATTTTTAGAAATCAATTTAGCTACATGATTGCTAATGGTAGAAACCGTCAAATTTCTAACTTTGGCTACCTCTGTAAGATTTTTTCCTTCTTGCAAAAGCTGTAAAGTTAAATCAACCGTGTCTTCTTTTTTATTGGCTTTTGAAAAAGTTTCGGAATCAGAAGTAAAAACATATTCTTTATATGTAATTCGTTGATCAATAAGATTCGTGGAAAGTATATATTTTGTTTTAATTTTGATATCATTTTCAAATTCACAAATGAATTTTAAATATTGAGAAATTCTTGATTTATTTTTATAATCAAGATAATGAGTTTGCAAAGGTTTCCAAACTCTAAGAAAAAGCTCATCAGCAAAATATTCAACAGCGTCTTTAGCTCTCATTTCGATAGTTCGCCATATTTCCTCCTTATTGGTAATAGTTGATGAATTAAAACGAGAAAGAATATTTCGTTGAAATTTTTGATTGATTAACAAAAGAGAATGTAAGCACTCATCAATAGAAGTAATTAAATCCAAAACCTGTTGTTTTTCAGGAATAGATTTTTCAATAGTCATTTTGCGCCAATCCTGAATCCTATGAGTTAAAGAGAGAACCGATAAAGATTTAAAAAGAGTTTCAAGTCCAAAATTATACTTCTCTTCATTAAGAGTATTTTCTAACTCATGCACATTCCACATTTGATTTTGAAATTCATTTATCTTAGAATCTTGAATAATATTATGATTTCTTATAATAGATTTTAAAATAATTCCTTCCAAAGTTCGGCACCTGCTTAAGGCAACATAAACCTGGCCGGAAGCAAAAGATTTTCCTGCATCAACAATTACTTTATCAAAAGTTAGCCCTTGACTTTTATGGATGGTTACAGCCCAAGCAAGTCGAATGGGAAATTGAGAAAATGATCCCAAAACTTCTTCCGTAATCTTGCCCGTTTCAGGATCAACAGTATATTTTATATTTTTCCAAACTTCATGTTCCAATAAAAAGGATTCTTTTTGATTTTCAAATCGAACATAAATTTCAAAATCCTCAATTTTTTCAATAATACCGATTTTTCCGTTGAAATACCTTCTGTTGCCGGAGCTGTCATTTCGAATGAACATGATTTGAGTGCCCTCTTTTAATACCAATTCCATATCAGTGGGATATGAGGTTTCAGGAAATACACCATCTACAATAGCCTCAAAAAACTTAATAGGTTTATTGAGTTTTCTTAATTCATTCTCATTAATGGAAGTAGCAATAGAATTATGAGTTGTCAAAGTTATATAACCTGATTCCTTCGGAATAAAATCAGGATCATATTTTTCATGAAGTAATTCAAAATCAATAGAATCAAAATCCTGGTATCGAATAGCATTCAATAAATTTATAAAAACAGGATCATCTTGCCTGTATACTTTTTTGAATTCAATACATACCGGAGGATTATTTTGCAAAACTAATGCATCAAAGAAAAAAAGGCTTTTATAATAATTCTTTAAAAGATTCCATTGTTCTTCTTTTATTACAGGAGGTAATTGATACATGTCTCCAATCATAAGTATTTGTACACCTCCAAAAGGAGCAGCATTATTTCTTGTGTATTGCAAAGACCAGTTAATAGCATCAAGAATATCCGCACGTAACATGGAAACTTCATCGATAATTAATAATTCAACCTCCGAAAATAGTTTTCTCTTATCCTTATTATACCTAAAATGTTGATGAAGTTCTAATTTAGTGATAGCAATATTCCGATCAATCCATCCGTCATTAACAGGAATAAAACTTGTAAGAGGAAACCCGAATAAAGAATGTATAGTAACCCCTCCCGCATTAATAGCTGCTACTCCCGTGGGAGCAACGATAATAGTGTTTTTTCTAGTAGAATTTTTCAATTCCTTTAAAAAAGTGGTTTTACCCGTACCCGCCTTTCCGGTTATAAAAATGTTTTTGTTAGTATAGTTGGCTAAATCAAAAGCTAATTTCTGTTCAATATTGATTGCAGTGGATGGGTTTTCCATTTACTTTTAGGTTTTAATACAAATATATACTAAAAGATTAAAAAAATAAATATAAAAAAGTAAACAAAATAGAGGATTTTAATTCTAAAATTAAAAAATAATTTAAAAAGAGTAAAATGTATAAAAAAATATTCAAAAAAATATAATTTGATTACTTATACTATATATAAAAGATTGTTCATCTAAGAATGTTACTAAACTATAGTATTTAAAAACAAAATGTCATGAACAATAAATGTAAATAATTACGATATATAATTATATATTTTACTTTTGTTAAAGACTTAATCAAGTAATAAGATGAAAAGTAAAATTATTGAAGGGTTTTCAAAACTAAACAAAGAACAAAAAATTAACTGGCTAAACCAACAATACGGAGGAGGTTCAGGAGATTTAAAAAATATATTAGAACAGTATTGGAATCATAACGCTGATTTGCAAAAACTACATGACGAATTTACAGAAAACACTATAAGCAATTTTTACCTTCCCTATGGTATAGCTCCCAATTTTTTAATAAATGATGAAATATATGCCTTGCCCATGGCTATAGAAGAAAGCTCAGTAGTAGCGGCTGCTTCCAAATCGGCTAAATTTTGGCTAGATAAAGGAGGTTTTAAAACGAAACTTTTAGGAAACACTAAATTAGGACATATACACTTCATATATAAAGGAGAAGGGAGTAAATTATTACAATGGTTTAACACCCATTTAAAAGAAGAACTCATTAAACAATCGAAGGATCTTACTAAGAATATGCAAATGAGAGGAGGAGGAATTATGAATATAGAGTTAATAGATAAATCGAAAGAGCTTGAAAACTACTATCAGATAAAAGGTTCTTTTAATACACAAGATAGTATGGGAGCAAACTTTATAAATTCATGCCTCGAACAATTTTCAAAAACATTTAAAACAGAATTTCAAAAATCCAATATATTTAATAAAGAAGAAAAGAACAGCTTGCAGATTATTATGTCTATACTTTCCAATTATACACCCGATTGTATGGCGAGAGCGGAAGTAAGCTGTAAAATAAAAGACTTAAAGGACGACAGCGGAATGCCTCCGGAGGAATTTGCCTGGAAGTTTAAACAAGCAGTTGAAATAGCAGAAGTAGAACCTTATAGAGCAGCTACTCACAATAAAGGAATTATGAATGGAGTTGATTCTGTAGTAATAGCCACAGGAAATGATTTTAGAGCAGTTGAGGCATGTGCACATACCTTTGCCTCACATAAAGGAAAATACACCAGTTTAACTCATTGTGAAATTAAAAACGATCAATTTCGTTTTTGGCTTGATCTGCCTATATCCTTAGGAATAGTTGGAGGCTTAACGAAGCTTCATCCATTAGTGATAGCATCCTTACAAATATTAAATAATCCCTCAGCAGAAAAACTTATGCAAATTGTAGCAGTTGCTGGACTGGCTCAAAATTTTGCTGCAATACGATCATTAATTACAACAGGAATTCAAAAAGGACATATGAAAATGCATCTTACCAATATAATAAATCAATTAGGAGCAACGGAAAAAGAAAAGAAGGAGATACTCAATATATTTAAAGAAAAAACAATATCACATCATTTAGTGGCTGCAGAACTGGAAAAACTCCGTAAAGAACAATAATGTTAAATAAAAGATACATTAAAAAATATTAATAGTAAAGTGTACTGTCTACTATATATAAAAAAGTACTTGAATAAAAACATTAGAGGAAAGGAATTCAAAACTATCAATTAGAGAATACAACCTATAAAGTTTATAAAATAGAAAAGAAAAAGAACGAGCCCATAAGGTCCAATACGAATGATCAGGAGAGGAGCAGGAATAAATAGAAAAAAAATTAAAAATTTTTTTTGGAGGTTAAATAGGTGATATGCAGCATATTATGGTTTGGTAGGTAAAAAAGATTAAAAAAAGATTACAAAAAAACTTGCGGGGAAAGAAAAAGTAGCTATCTTTGCACCCGCAAGTCAGGAACAACGAAAGAGAAAAACAGAAGATGAGAGGGACCTGAGTAGCGCAAAAGATCGTTGAAATAAAAAGTTTTTTAAACAAAGCTTACGAAAGATAAAAAGTAGCAAAACACAACCTGGAAGAAAAGAGATTCTTTTGAGTTAGGGAAAAAGCCTTGAAATTGATAATAACAAAGAAATTACAATGGAGAGTTTGATCCTGGCTCAGGATGAACGCTAGCGGGAGGCCTAACACATGCAAGCCGAGGGGTATTTTGGAGCTTGCTTCAAGAGAGACCGGCGTACGGGTGCGTAACGCGTATGCAACTTACCTGTATCACTGGGATAGCCCGGGGAAACCCGGATTAATACCGGATAACATATCAGCCAGCATTGGCAGATATTAAAAGATTTATCGGATATAGATAGGCATGCGTAGGATTAGTTAGTTGGTAAGGTAACGGCTTACCAAGACGATGATCCTTAGGGGGCCTGAGAGGGTGAACCCCCACACTGGAACTGAGATACGGACCAGACTCCTACGGGAGGCAGCAGTGAGGAATATTGGACAATGGGTGAGAGCCTGATCCAGCCATCCCGCGTGAAGGACGACAGCCCTATGGGTTTTAAACTTCTTTTGTATGGGAATAAACCACATTACGTGTAATGTTCTGAAGGTACCATACGAATAAGCATCGGCTAACTCCGTGCCAGCAGCCGCGGTAATACGGAGGATGCGAGCGTTATCCGGATTTATTGGGTTTAAAGGGTCCGTAGGCGGGTTGATAAGTCAGCGGTGAAAACCTGCAGCTTAACTGTAGAACTGCCGTTGATACTGTTAATCTTGAATAGTATTGAAGTAGCTGGAATGTGTAGTGTAGCGGTGAAATGCATAGATATTACACAGAACCCCGATTGCGAAGGCAGGTTACTAAATACCGATTGACGCTGATGGACGAAAGCGTGGGGAGCGAACAGGATTAGATACCCTGGTAGTCCACGCCGTAAACGATGGATACTCGTTGTTGGGGGTTAGCCCTCAGTGACTAAGCGAAAGTAATAAGTATCCCACCTGGGGAGTACGACCGCAAGGTTGAAACTCAAAGGAATTGACGGGGGCCCGCACAAGCGGTGGAGCATGTGGTTTAATTCGATGATACGCGAGGAACCTTACCAGGGCTTAAATGGGAATTGACGTACTTAGAAATAAGTATTTCTACGGACAATTTTCAAGGTGCTGCATGGTTGTCGTCAGCTCGTGCCGTGAGGTGTCAGGTTAAGTCCTATAACGAGCGCAACCCTTATCATTAGTTGCCAGCGATTAAAGTCGGGAACTCTAATGAGACTGCCGGTGCAAACCGCGAGGAAGGTGGGGATGACGTCAAATCATCACGGCCCTTACGCCCTGGGCCACACACGTGCTACAATGGCCGGTACAGAGGGCAGCTACTGGGCAACCAGATGCGAATCTCAAAAGCCGGTCTCAGTTCGGATTGGAGTCTGCAACTCGACTCTATGAAGCTGGAATCGCTAGTAATCGCAGATCAGCCATGCTGCGGTGAATACGTTCCCGGGCCTTGTACACACCGCCCGTCAAGCCATGGAAGCTGGGGGTACCTGAAGTCGGTGACCGTAAAAGGAGCTGCCTAGGGTAAAACTAGTGACTGGGGCTAAGTCGTAACAAGGTAGCCGTACCGGAAGGTGCGGCTGGAACATCTCTTTTTTAGAGCAAAAAGTCAAAACAAGGAATAACAACCCCCAAAAGAAGCTGACAACTTCCAGGTGTTTCCTACTTAAACAAATAAAAGAGTAAGTAAAAAGTTAAAAAAACACAAGATATATAACACCCCTGAAAAGCCCCTGTAAGGAAAAGGTAAGACAATAGAAGAAGAGTAAAAGGAGCAACGAGGAAAATAAAAATCAATCAGTCTCATAGCTCAGCCGGTTAGAGCGCTACACTGATAATGTAGAGGTCGGCAGTTCGAGTCTGCCTGAGACTACAAAGGGAAACAAGGGGAATTAGCTCAGCTGGCTAGAGCGCCTGCCTTGCACGCAGGAGGTCAAGGGTTCGACTCCCTTATTCTCCACAAGGTTCGAAAAACGAAAGAAAGAAGTAGTAAAAAGAACCAGTGTTATATACGGATCATTGACATTATTGGGATTTTATATAAAAAAATAAACCGAGCGGCCAATATAATTGGCTAAGGAAAAGAAATCGTTAAGGGCGTATGGCGGATGCCTAGGCTTCAAGAGGCGAAGAAAGACGTGGTAAGCTGCGAAAAGCTGCGGGGATTGGCACACACGAATAGATCCGCAGATATCTGAATGGGGCAACCCACTATACAAGAGTATAGTATTCCCGCAAGGGAA is a window from the Apibacter sp. B3706 genome containing:
- a CDS encoding hydroxymethylglutaryl-CoA reductase, degradative gives rise to the protein MKSKIIEGFSKLNKEQKINWLNQQYGGGSGDLKNILEQYWNHNADLQKLHDEFTENTISNFYLPYGIAPNFLINDEIYALPMAIEESSVVAAASKSAKFWLDKGGFKTKLLGNTKLGHIHFIYKGEGSKLLQWFNTHLKEELIKQSKDLTKNMQMRGGGIMNIELIDKSKELENYYQIKGSFNTQDSMGANFINSCLEQFSKTFKTEFQKSNIFNKEEKNSLQIIMSILSNYTPDCMARAEVSCKIKDLKDDSGMPPEEFAWKFKQAVEIAEVEPYRAATHNKGIMNGVDSVVIATGNDFRAVEACAHTFASHKGKYTSLTHCEIKNDQFRFWLDLPISLGIVGGLTKLHPLVIASLQILNNPSAEKLMQIVAVAGLAQNFAAIRSLITTGIQKGHMKMHLTNIINQLGATEKEKKEILNIFKEKTISHHLVAAELEKLRKEQ
- a CDS encoding helix-turn-helix domain-containing protein gives rise to the protein MENPSTAINIEQKLAFDLANYTNKNIFITGKAGTGKTTFLKELKNSTRKNTIIVAPTGVAAINAGGVTIHSLFGFPLTSFIPVNDGWIDRNIAITKLELHQHFRYNKDKRKLFSEVELLIIDEVSMLRADILDAINWSLQYTRNNAAPFGGVQILMIGDMYQLPPVIKEEQWNLLKNYYKSLFFFDALVLQNNPPVCIEFKKVYRQDDPVFINLLNAIRYQDFDSIDFELLHEKYDPDFIPKESGYITLTTHNSIATSINENELRKLNKPIKFFEAIVDGVFPETSYPTDMELVLKEGTQIMFIRNDSSGNRRYFNGKIGIIEKIEDFEIYVRFENQKESFLLEHEVWKNIKYTVDPETGKITEEVLGSFSQFPIRLAWAVTIHKSQGLTFDKVIVDAGKSFASGQVYVALSRCRTLEGIILKSIIRNHNIIQDSKINEFQNQMWNVHELENTLNEEKYNFGLETLFKSLSVLSLTHRIQDWRKMTIEKSIPEKQQVLDLITSIDECLHSLLLINQKFQRNILSRFNSSTITNKEEIWRTIEMRAKDAVEYFADELFLRVWKPLQTHYLDYKNKSRISQYLKFICEFENDIKIKTKYILSTNLIDQRITYKEYVFTSDSETFSKANKKEDTVDLTLQLLQEGKNLTEVAKVRNLTVSTISNHVAKLISKNKVSAYDFISEEKYVLIEKKLAELNTKELKLIKESLGDDVSYDEIKFVRSDLGI
- the tcmP gene encoding three-Cys-motif partner protein TcmP; amino-acid sequence: MSNKNHFSETFDDGTKAKLEIFRNYFNEWLPVFISSEKNNYWKNIFIYDFFSGEGMDCDNNYGSPLIILDVLNRSDNVLKTSVKINVILNDMKKKRYNILEKNVSNFKYDKEKIKVRIFNKSFKDLFLELYPKMIKNKELPRLMFLDQFGIKEITEDIFKKLVSFKRTDFIFFISSSFINRFSGQNEFQNYIKITKKEFEKSKPFHCHKVVFEYYKSLIDTDYMLAPFSIKKGKNIYGLIFGSNHSYGIEKFLKVAWKINPNTGDANFNIDEEKIIDGQFSMFEEDNTIKKLGLLEKEIKKEIFVNKEKSLHRIYLKTLEFGCLPKHCNEILRKLVKENKIEPVKTVREKIHKLINKPIEIKKKIK
- a CDS encoding OmpA family protein produces the protein MNKNLYKSLVNFLGALTIVCTITSCECDRDKKEELIKQQAEKEKLEKEQSVEVDKIGTVIQGTLDPATGNFIYETGDIFTIKLPNGEEIFEIGNNSTEAKLFNYLKDSTLNISEDKTKGWITLDRVYFDTGKTTLTTESGKQIKNLAQILKAFPKAKVKIGGYTDTTGSEETNKKVSEDRAKIVQEELIKSGVQKERISSEGYGLQHPVCEANDTPECRAQNRRVDIRVLEK
- a CDS encoding DUF5131 family protein, producing the protein MKRSKIEWTDATWNPSTGCNKITAGCKFCYAEVMAKRLQAMGTPGYEDGFKFTLMPERLEVPKNIKKPTKFFVNSMSDLFHEKMTIEFLDKVFKVIDETPQHQYQILTKREKRLEEYFKDKKVPDNVWLGVTVEYAKTKHRIDVLRKIDAKIRFLSIEPLIGAMGDLDLTGIHWVIVGGESGVKARPMKPMWAIDIQNQCDNQNVAFFFKQWGTWGEDGIRRSKKANGRILLGKEWNEEPEYEIKDFDILKNKLI